The Vicia villosa cultivar HV-30 ecotype Madison, WI linkage group LG1, Vvil1.0, whole genome shotgun sequence genome includes a region encoding these proteins:
- the LOC131595320 gene encoding uncharacterized protein LOC131595320 produces MSILANDSPTKDFVVSRGLRQGDPLSPFPFALAAEGLTAIMRQAVGLGLFREFSMGNNANYSLLQFADDTIIVGEASWANLWTLKSILHGFEMVSGLSINMAKSKVYGVGIEGQFLNAASHFLCCKVDKIPFKFLGIVVGGNHRRLDFWKPVVKGVKDKLSAWKGRFLSMGGRKTLINAVLANIPVYYLSFFKVPVKIVHELTSIQRNFLWNGSTEKGGNFL; encoded by the coding sequence ATGTCCATATTAGCAAACGACAGCCCTACTAAGGATTTCGTCGTGTCAAGAGGTCTGCGGCAGGGTGATCCTTTATCTCCATTTCCATTTGCGTTAGCAGCGGAAGGATTAACAGCAATCATGCGGCAGGCTGTGGGATTGGGTCTGTTCAGAGAGTTCTCCATGGGAAATAATGCCAATTATAGCCTGCTGCAATTCGCAGACGATACAATAATTGTTGGTGAAGCTTCTTGGGCTAATTTGTGGACCTTAAAGTCTATTTTGCATGGTTTTGAAATGGTATCAGGTCTGAGTATAAACATGGCGAAGAGTAAGGTTTACGGCGTTGGGATAGAAGGTCAGTTCTTAAATGCGGCATCTCATTTTCTTTGTTGCAAGGTTGACAAGATTCCCTTCAAATTTTTGGGGATAGTGGTCGGAGGTAATCATAGAAGGCTGGATTTTTGGAAACCGGTGGTTAAAGGTGTGAAAGATAAATTGTCAGCTTGGAAGGGTAGGTTCTTATCGATGGGTGGAAGGAAAACACTGATCAATGCGGTATTGGCTAATATCCCAGTATATTACTTGTCTTTCTTTAAAGTTCCTGTTAAAATTGTACATGAACTAACAAGcattcaaagaaactttttatggaATGGCTCGACGGAGAAAGGTGGAAACTTTTTATAA
- the LOC131595302 gene encoding uncharacterized protein LOC131595302, translating to MTWYRNLPPNSIHSWSELKKFFSNHFTTSRRQPKSEATLEAVIQGANEPLREYLDRFNKEVVQVQTTDHMKRYLLERGLLPDSDFKKAIKIEKVCTMDALLLKDQAYIAYVEGEAAVKKGSRGNDATRSSSQDYSLSCRGNEKRKDDRPRDNKEQRGPAGQFNDYTPLITSRERILTECKNTEFKNSNVRPPKPNPTRPGTDKSKYCKYHKSHGHLTDECIHLKDAIDTLIKEGRLSKYTKKGETSRREGQGTSDGDNSPDDRPLQIALSVTRLEDFIPSVGVNSALSPWEGFPTAMVISNGGDPGSLTIISVKRKFDELISANSDLGPTLQKFKGKSDPITFYLEELPGGAPNATIPLLVRARMANFDVRRILIDEGSSVDIMYSHLFKTLKLDDSHLTPYMGSDLQDFNGTTTKPWGYVELIVTLGEEEASRRVKT from the coding sequence ATGACCTGGTACAGGAACCTTCCTCCCAACTCCATCCACTCTTGGTCAGAACTCAAGAAATTCTTCTCGAATCACTTCACAACATCTCGTCGGCAGCCGAAGTCTGAAGCGACCCTCGAGGCCGTAATTCAAGGGGCCAACGAACCTCTCCGAGaatacctcgacaggttcaataAAGAGGTCGTCCAGGTGCAGACAACCGACCACATGAAGAGATATCTCCTGGAACGGGGACTTCTCCCCGACAGTGATTTTAAGAAGGCTATAAAAATCGAGAAAGTATGCACCATGGACGCCCTTCTGCTCAAAGACCAAGCCTACATCGCCTATGTGGAAGGCGAAGCAGCCGTGAAGAAAGGCTCGAGAGGCAACGACGCTACCCGCAGCTCGAGCCAAGACTATTCTCTTTCTTGCCGAGGAAACGAAAAGAGAAAAGACGACAGGCCCCGTGACAATAAGGAGCAGAGAGGACCAGCTGGTCAGTTTAATGACTACACCCCGCTGATCACTTCACGCGAGCGCATTCTGACCGAATGCAAAAACACAGAGTTCAAAAACTCCAATGTTCGCCCCCCGAAGCCAAATCCCACCAGACCGGGGACcgacaagtccaaatactgcaagtaccacaagagtcatGGGCACCTAACCGACGAGTGCATACACCTGAAAGACGCCATCGATACTCTGATCAAAGAAGGTCGTCTCTCCAAGTATACgaagaaaggagagacctcccgCCGAGAAGGGCAAGGGACTTCTGACGGGGACAATTCACCAGATGACAGACCACTGCAGATTGCTCTATCCGTCACCCGACTAGAAGACTTCATACCCTCGGTCGGAGTGAACTCCGCCCTGAGCCCATGGGAAGGATTCCCGACCGCCATGGTCATTTCTAACGGCGGAGATCCGGGCTCTCTCACGATCATCTCGGTAaagagaaagttcgacgagctCATCAGCGCCAACTCAGACCTTGGTCCAaccctccagaagttcaagggaAAATCAGATCCGATAACCTTCTACCTCGAAGAGCTCCCGGGCGGAGCCCCTAATGCCACGATCCCCCTGCTCGTTCGAGCAAGGATGGCTAACTTTGACGTCCGTCGGATCCTGATCGATGAGGGAAGCtcagtcgacatcatgtactcccatctcTTCAAAACCCTCAAGCTGGACGACTCCCACCTCACTCCATACATGGGTTCCGACCTCCAGGACTTCAACGGAACCACCACCAAACcttggggttacgtcgagctgatcGTCACTTTAGGGGAAGAAGAGGCTTCCAGACGGGTCAAGACATGA